A DNA window from Castanea sativa cultivar Marrone di Chiusa Pesio chromosome 7, ASM4071231v1 contains the following coding sequences:
- the LOC142643956 gene encoding uncharacterized protein LOC142643956: MTWSPPPRPFFKINVDGVVDKVTGRTGVGVIVRDELGRVEAAICRNLGAPFGAIEIESKAINARLLFAQDIGIRDIMVESDCLIMIQALNGTSAPPSVVSTVIQGIMDLSKGFHRVEFSHVKRQGNRLAHVLAKHVFGNVDFIAWIEETSCFLEQALVHDVTF; the protein is encoded by the coding sequence ATGACATGGTCCCCACCACCAAGAcctttctttaaaataaatgtgGATGGTGTGGTGGATAAAGTCACAGGGAGGACAGGTGTGGGTGTGATTGTTAGAGACGAGTTGGGCAGGGTAGAGGCAGCGATATGCAGGAACTTGGGTGCCCCTTTCGGTGCCATTGAAATCGAGTCCAAGGCTATTAATGCTAGGTTGTTGTTCGCACAAGATATCGGTATTCGAGACATTATGGTGGAAAGTGACTGCTTGATCATGATTCAAGCTCTGAATGGTACCTCAGCTCCACCGTCCGTGGTCTCAACAGTTATTCAAGGCATTATGGATCTCAGTAAGGGCTTCCATAGGGTGGAATTCTCCCATGTCAAAAGACAAGGGAATAGGTTGGCTCACGTGTTAGCAAAACATGTTTTTGGTAATGTTGATTTTATTGCATGGATTGAAGAGACATCTTGCTTTTTAGAGCAAGCTCTTGTCCACGATGTAACATTTTAA